The Notoacmeibacter ruber DNA segment CTTGGCGATCGTCTGACGCAGACGACTCATTTTCACGCGCTCTTCGCGCTCGGCATCGTCCGGCGCGCTCTGCGGGCGCTTGGGCGCCGGCTTGCTTTCCTTCTTCGGCGCAGGAGACGAGCTTTCATCCTTGCCGCGTTCGATCGCCGCCAAGACGTCTCCCTTGAGAATCTGGCCGTCCTTGCCGGAACCGGAGATTTCGCTCTTGGTCAAATCGTTCTCGGCCATCAGCTTCTTGGCGGCCGGAGCCGGATCGCGGCCCGCCCCGTCCATCTCGCCGTCATGGCGCTCATCGCGGCTTGCCGTGGTACCCGATTCGCCATGAATGGCCTGGCCGCCGCCATAGTCGGCCGCCTCGTCGGAACCGGAAGCCGAGGAGGAAGATTGCGCGCCCTCTTCGATCTTCACCAGAAGGTCGCCCGGCGCGACCGTATCACCCTCGGAGACGACGATCTCGCGGACCACGCCGCTGACGGGGGCCGGCACTTCCTGCGCCGCCTTGTCGGTTTCCAGTTCGAGCAGCGGATCATCGGCTTTCACCGTATCACCGACCTTGACGTAGATTTCGCCAACATCGGCTTCCGAAACACTTTCACCTGCAGAAGGCGTGTTGACCTCGATCAGCCGGCCACCTTTTCCTTCATCGGCCTTGCCGCCAGACTGGCCTTCGTCATGCGCCTTGCCCGGCTCGGAGTCGGCTGAGGCTGCTGCGGAGCCCTTGTCCTCGTCCTTGTCGGTCTGCGACGAACCATCGCCCTCGTCGATCGTCATCAGAAGCGTATCGATCTCGACCTCATCGCCGGTCTCGACGGCGATTTCGGCGATCGTACCGGAAACGGGCGAAGGCAGTTCCTGCGCCGCCTTGTCCGTTTCAAGCTCCAGAAGGCTTTCATCCTTGGCGACGGTATCGCCAACCTTCTTGTAGATTTCGCCGACTTGCGCCTCGGTCACGCTTTCGCCGAGCGAGGGAACGCGGATTTCGGTAGCCATGTGTTCCGTCCGTCTTTCGTTTCTCTAGCCGCTCAATCGCCGAGCGCATCCTCAAGGAAAGCCTCGAGTTGTTCCAGGTGTTTTTTCATCAGGCCCGTTGCCGGGGAAGCGGCAGCCGCCCTGCCCGTATAACGAACCCGCTGATGCGTTGCATCGATATGGGCCAGAACCCATTCCAGATAAGGGTCGATGAAGCTCCAGGCGCCCATATTTTTGGGTTCTTCCTGGCACCAGACCATCTCGGCATTCTTGAAGCGCGACAATTCGTTGATGAGCGCTTTGGCCGGGAAGGGGTAAAGCTGTTCGATGCGAAGCAGGTAAATGTCGTCGATGCCGCGCTTTTCGCGCTCTTCCAGCAGATCGTAATAGACCTTGCCAGAACACATGACGACGCGGCGGATCTTGCTGTCGCTGACCAGCTTGGTCTCGACCGAGTCCGGATTGTATTCAGCATCGTCGTAAAGCAGACGGTGGAAGGTGCTTTCGCCGCTCATCTCCGACATTTTGGAGACCGCGCGTTTGTGGCGCAGGAGGCTTTTCGGCGTCATTAGGATGAGCGGCTTGCGGAAATCGCGGACCAGCTGACGGCGGAGAATATGGAAATAGTTCGCCGGGGTCGAAACGTTGGCGACCTGCATGTTGTCTTCGGCGCAAAGCTGCAGGAAGCGCTCCAGGCGCGCCGAGGAGTGCTCCGGCCCCTGTCCTTCATAGCCGTGCGGCAGGAGGCAGACGAGACCGCTCATGCGAAGCCATTTGCGCTCACCCGAAGAGATGAACTGGTCGAAGACGACCTGTGCGCCATTGGCGAAATCACCGAACTGCGCTTCCCAAAGCGTCAGCGCACGCGGCTCTGCGAGGCTGAAGCCGTATTCGTAGCCCAACACGGCCTCTTCGGAGAGCATCGAATTGATGACTTCGTAATGCGCCTGATTGGAGCCCAGACTGTTGAGCGGCACATAGCGGTTTTCGGTCCGCTGATCGTAGAGAACCGAATGACGCTGGCTGAAGGTGCCGCGCTCGCTGTCCTGGCCGGAAAGACGAACAGGGTTACCCTCGACCAGAAGTGAACCGAACGCCAGGGCTTCCGCCGTCGCCCAGTCGATGCCCTCGCCGGCGTCCACCATCTTGCGGCGGTTATCCATAAAGCGCCGAACCGTCTTGTGCGCTTCGAAGTCGTCGGGAACGGTCGAGATCTTTCTGCCGACCTCTTCCAGAACCTTCTTGGATACCGCTGTCTTGCCGCGACGCTGCTCATCGGCAACATCCGCCTTGCGCAGACCGCGCCATGCGCCGTCCAGCCAGTCGGCCTTGTTCGGCTCGTAGGAGTCGCCCGCGTCGAACTCTTCTTCAAGATGAGAGCGCCATTCACCCTTCATCGACTCCAGTTCGCTTTCGGAGACGAGGCTGTCCTTGTGCAGCTTGTCACCGTAAAGCGAGACGACCGTCGAATGCTGGCGGATCACCTTGTACATTTTCGGTTGCGTGAAGCTCGGCTCGTCGCTCTCATTATGGCCATAACGCCGGTAGCAGAACATGTCGACGACGACCGGCTTGTGGAACTTCATCCGGAATTCGATGGCGATCTTTGCGGCATAGACCACGGCCTCGGGATCATCGCCATTGACGTGCAGGATCGGCGCTTCGATCATCTTGGCCACATCCGACGGATAGGGCGAAGACCGCGAGAAACGCGGATTGGTGGTGAACCCGATCTGGTTGTTGATGATGAAGTGAAGCGAGCCGCCGACGCGATGGCCGCGCAGACCGGACAGGCCGAGACACTCCGACACGACGCCCTGCCCCGCGAAGGCCGCGTCGCCGTGAATGAGAACCGGCAGAACCTTTACGCGCTCTTCCAGCGGCACGACGTCCTCGTGCTTTCGGTTGAAATGCTGATCCTGCTTGGCGCGCGCCTTGCCGAGCACGACCGGATCGACGATCTCCAGGTGAGACGGGTTGGCCGTCAGCGACAGGTGGACATTATTGCCGTCGAACTCGCGGTCGGATGACGCACCGAGGTGATATTTCACGTCGCCCGAGCCTTCGACCTCGTCGGGCTTGAACGAACCGCCCTTGAATTCGTGAAAGATGGCGCGGTGCGGCTTGGCCATCACCTGGCTCAGCACGTTGAGGCGGCCGCGGTGGGCCATGCCGAGCACGATTTCCTTCAGGCCAAGTTGACCACCACGCTTGATGATCTGCTCCAGCGCGGGAATGACCGCTTCACTGCCGTCCAGGCCAAAGCGCTTCGTGCCCCGATATTTGACGTCCAGGAACTGTTCGAAGCCTTCCGCCTCGACCAGCTTCTGCAGGATCGCCTTCTTACCCATATCGGTAAAATCGACGCCCTTGTCCGGCCCTTCGATGCGCTGCTGAATCCAGAGCTTTTCCTCGGGATTGGAGATGTGCATGAATTCGACGCCGATCGACGAACAATAGGTCCGGCGCAGAATATCCAGCATTTCCCGGACCGTCGCCGTCTCCAGACCGAGCATATTGTCGATGAAAATCGGACGGTCGAGATCCTTTTCCTCAAAACCGTAATTGGCCGGAGACAGCTCGTCGTAATCTTCTTTGTCGCCGGCAAGGCCCAGCGGGTCGAGATTGGCGTGCAGATGACCGCGGGCGCGATAAGCGCGGATCATCATCGTCGCGCGGACACTGTCGCGCGTCTGTTGATGGATCTGCTCTTCAGAGATGGCGGGCTCGCTACGCAGCGCCACGGCCTTCTCCGCTTTGCCGCGGATCTTGGTCTCGAAATTCTTTTCGACGTCGCCCCAATTGCCGTCGAGCACCGAAACCATCTCGCCATTTTCGGCGATCGGCCAGTCCGGACGTTCCCAGGACGGGCCCTCCGCATTCTTTTTCACGATCGCGGCATCGTCGCCGACGTCGTTGAAGAAGGTCTGCCAGTCGCTGCTGACGGAAGACGGATCGTCCTGCCAGCGCGCATACATCTGTTCGAGATAGTCGGCATTGCCGCCGTAGAGGAACGAGCTTTCGGCGAAGGTTTCGTTCTGTTGGTCGTTACGTGCCATGGCACAATCCCGGACACTCGCCCGGCTCCTGAAATTTTATCCGCCGATGTTATCGGCGGCGCCCTCGCCCGTCATGCGGCAGCTCCCCCGAGCCGCCCGTTTCAGTCCCGGCCGTCACTGGACCGCCGGGACCATGTCTAAATGGGCTCAGCCCTTCAGAACCTCAACCAGCGTCTTGCCGAGGCGAGCCGGAGAGGGCGAAACCGAGATTCCAGCCGCTTCCATCGCCGCGATCTTGTCTTCCGCGCCGCCTTTGCCGCCGGAGATGACCGCACCGGCATGGCCCATGGTCCGTCCGGGAGGCGCCGTGCGGCCCGCGATGAAGCCGGCCATCGGCTTCTTGCGGCCGGCTTTCGCCTGCTCGATCAGCCATTCGGAGGCTTCTTCCTCGGCCGAACCGCCAATCTCACCGATCATGATGATCGATTCGGTCTCCGGATCGTCGAGGAACATGTCCAGCATGTCGATGAATTCGGTGCCCTTGACCGGATCGCCGCCAATGCCGACCGCGGTCGACTGGCCGAGACCCTCGTTAGTGGTCTGGAAGACGGCCTCATAGGTCAGCGTGCCCGAGCGCGACAGAATGCCGACGGAGCCCTTCTTGAAGATCGAACCCGGCATGATGCCGATCTTGCATTCTTCCGGCGTCAGAACACCCGGGCAGTTCGGCCCGATCAGGCGCGAGCCGCTTTCGGCGAGACGGCCTTTCACCTTGACCATATCCTGAACCGGAATGCCCTCGGTGATGCAGATGATCAGCGGGATGTCTGCATCGATCGCCTCGATGATCGCGGCGGCCGCGCCTGCCGGCGGCACGTAAACGACCGAGGCGTTGGCGCCCGTGGCGTCCTTGCCTTCCTTGACGGATGCGAAGATCGGCAGTTCCTTGCCGGCCGCTTCGCCCGCGCCCTCACCGGCGGTCCAGACTTCGCCGCCCTTTTTCGGGTGCGTGCCGCCCACCATCTGAGTGCCGTAATAGGCCAGCGCCTGTTCGGTGTGGAACGTACCGGTATTGCCGGTCAGACCCTGCACGAGGACCTTGGTGTCTTTATTGACGAGAATACTCATATCGTCCTTGTCCCCTCAGCCCTTTACCGCATTGACGATCTTCTGCGCCGCATCGTCCAGATCGTCGGCGGCGATAACGTTCAGATCGCTCTCATTGATTAGCTGCTTGCCCCTCTCGACATTGGTGCCTTCGAGGCGAACGACGAGCGGTACTTTCAGACCGACTTCCTTCACGGCAGCGATCACACCTTCGGCGATGACGTCGCATTTCATGATGCCGCCGAAGATGTTGACCAGAATGCCCTCGACGGCGGGATCGGCCGTGATGATCTTGAACGCCGCCGTCACCTTCTCCTTGGAAGCGCCACCGCCAACGTCGAGAAAGTTCGCCGGCTCCGCTCCGTAGAGCTTGATGATGTCCATCGTTGCCATGGCGAGGCCCGCGCCATTGACCATGCAGCCAATATTGCCGTCGAGCGCGACATAGGCGAGGTCATGCTTCGACGCCTCGATTTCCTTGTCGTCCTCTTCGCTCTTGTCGCGCAGCGCAACCACATCGTCATGGCGGAACAATGCATTGCCGTCGAAGGAGACCTTGGCATCCAGCACGCGCAGATGGCCGTCCGTCATTACGATCAGCGGATTGACCTCCAGAAGGCTCATATCCTTCTCGGTGTAGGCCTTGTAGAGGATCGGGAAGAGCTTGTGTCCATCGTCCTTCGCTGCGCCGTCGAGCTTCAGCGCTTCGCAGAGCTTCTCGCTGTCTGCATCGGTGACGCCCGCGGAAGGGTCGATCGGCAGGGTGAGGATCTTTTCCGGCGTCTCTTCGGCGACCGCCTCGATATCCATGCCGCCCTCGGTCGAAACGACGAAGGCATTCTTGCCCGTCGAGCGGTCGACGAGAATCGAGAGATAGAGCTCGCGGTCGATATCGGCACCGTCCTCGATATAGAGGCGGTTGACCTGCTTGCCGTCATCGCCCGTCTGCTTGGTGACGAGTGTGTTGCCGAGCATCTCATTGACGTTCTGAACGACTTCGTCGACGGATTTGGCGAGGCGCACGCCGCCCTTGGCGTCAGCGGGCAGTTCGCGGAACTTGCCCTTGCCGCGTCCACCGGCGTGGATCTGGCTCTTCACCACATAGAGCGGTCCGGGCAGCTTCTTCGCCGCAACTTCCGCTTCCGATGCCTCGAAAACCGGCACACCCTCGGCCACCGGCGCGCCATATTCCTTCAGCAACGCCTTGGCCTGATATTCATGAATATTCATGGATCGGTTTCTCCCTATCGATCCTTCGAAAAGGAAAAGCCGGGCACGGGCCCGGCTGGATTGGATGGATTATTCGCCCAGTTGCGGGGCGATGTTGCGGCAAGCGTCACAGAGGCCCTCGACGGATTCGACACTCTTGTCGAACTGGGCGCGCTCGTCGCTGTTCATATCGATCTCGATGACGCGTTCGATGCCGCCCTTGCCGATCACGGTGGGCACGCCGACATACATGTCCTTCACGCCGTATTCACCATTCAGATAGGCCGCGCAGGGCACGACGCGCTTCTTGTCCTTCAGATAGGCCTCGGCCATTGAAATGGCGGAAGCGGCCGGTGCGTAAAACGCCGAGCCGGTCTTGAGAAGGCCGACGATCTCGGCGCCGCCATCGCGGGTGCGCTGAACGATCTCGTCGAGCTTGCCCTGCGTCGTCCAGCCCATCTTGACGAGGTCCGGCAGCGGAATGCCGGCAACCGTCGAATAACGGGTCAGCGGCACCATGGTGTCGCCATGACCGCCGAGCACGAACGCCGTGACGTCTTCGACGGACACGTCGAATTCATCGGCAAGGAAATGGCGGAAGCGAGAGGAGTCCAGCACGCCGGCCATGCCGCAGACATGGCTCTTCGGCAGGCCCGAGAATTTCTGCAGCGCCCAGACCATCGCGTCGAGCGGGTTGGTGATGCAGATCACGAACGCATTCGGGGCGTATTTCGCGATACCTGCGCCAACCTGCTCCATGACCTTGAGGTTGGTGCCAAGCAGATCGTCGCGGCTCATGCCCGGCTTGCGCGGCACACCGGCTGTCACGATGCAGACATCGGCGCCCTCGATCGCGCTATAATCGTTTGCGCCCGTATAGTTGGCGTCGAAACCGTCGACCGGCGCGCTCTCGGCGATATCGAGTCCCTTGCCCTGGGGCACTCCCTCGGCGATGTCGAAAAGAACGACGTCACCAAGCTCCTTGAGGCCGATCATATGGGCGAGCGTGCCGCCGATCATGCCAGAACCGATAAGAGCGATCTTGTTGCGTGCCATTAGGGAATGTTCTCCTGGTCGCTGCCGGCAATGGGCCGGATGTTGAAGAAGGCCGAAAAGAATTGACGGGCCATCAAAATCGCGCAAGGAATTAAGCGCAATGGGCGCTCTGCGCAACCGATTCTTTCGGCGCAAAGAATTTCAATCGGTTAATACAAAATTTTCTTACGTAAACGTCAAAGTTGCTCGTGAAAAACAGATATCTACTCCGCTATCAGCGATAGCGGTTACTCTCTTGGACGCTGTTTAGCGGACACGGAGCTGGTCACGTACGGCAAAGCCGATCCCGACAAGCACGATGGCCGCACCCGTCCATGTAAGGGCCCCGTAATGCTCGTCCAGCGCCACAACGCCGACGATCAGCGCGACGGCAGCACCGACATAGCCGATCTGGCTGAGATAGACGGGACCCCCCGCCCTCTGAAGGGCAAAAAGGGCCACATAGTAGGCGCAAGATAAGACAACCTGCAGGCCGGTGAGCATCGGGACATTCATCAAAGCTCCGATATTCTCCAGGTCGCCCATAACGACAAGTCCGGCCAAAAGCATCAGCGCAGATGTGAGATTGCTTGCGGAAGCGAGTTCGGCGGCCCCTGCCCCCTCCGGCCATGCCAGACCGCGATAGATGTTTCCCACCGCCAGAAAAACGGGAATGAGAAGAGCCAGTGCCAGCCACAGGAGAGGAGCGTCCTCCATACGGGTCTCGCCCTTGCCGAGAACCAGAATGACGGCCCCGGCAAATCCGGCGAACACGCCGGTGAGCGCAAGACTGCTCGGACGCCGCATCCCGGCTGCAAGCGAAAGAGCCAGCGTGCAGACGGGCGAGAGAGTGAACATCAGCCCCACCTGGCCAGCGCCGAGACGGGGCGCAGCGGCGAAGACGATCAGATTGGGAAGAACGTTCGAAACAAGGCCGGAGATGGTCGCATAACGCCAGAACCCGGACGGCCAGTCGCGACGCTTTTGTCGTCGAAGCAAAGGCGCCATCAGCCCGAGACCTGAACCGGCAGCGATCAGAAATGTCCAGACGAGCGGCGAAACACCGACCTCCACAGCGATCTTGCCCATCGGAAAGATCAGCCCGAGGAGAAGCCCGGTGACGATCAGGAGGGGGACAGGGCGGCTCATCACAGGTCAGCCGAACTGTTTGCCGGCTGTAGGAGATCCCACCGATTGCCGAATGGGTCATCGAAAACGGCGGCCACGCCATAATCCTGGTGCAGCAAAATGGAAGCGGTCATGGTGAGCAGCTCGCAAATGAAGTCTCGCCGGCGAATGCCGGCGCGACCGCCTACACCGAGACCGC contains these protein-coding regions:
- the sucC gene encoding ADP-forming succinate--CoA ligase subunit beta, whose product is MNIHEYQAKALLKEYGAPVAEGVPVFEASEAEVAAKKLPGPLYVVKSQIHAGGRGKGKFRELPADAKGGVRLAKSVDEVVQNVNEMLGNTLVTKQTGDDGKQVNRLYIEDGADIDRELYLSILVDRSTGKNAFVVSTEGGMDIEAVAEETPEKILTLPIDPSAGVTDADSEKLCEALKLDGAAKDDGHKLFPILYKAYTEKDMSLLEVNPLIVMTDGHLRVLDAKVSFDGNALFRHDDVVALRDKSEEDDKEIEASKHDLAYVALDGNIGCMVNGAGLAMATMDIIKLYGAEPANFLDVGGGASKEKVTAAFKIITADPAVEGILVNIFGGIMKCDVIAEGVIAAVKEVGLKVPLVVRLEGTNVERGKQLINESDLNVIAADDLDDAAQKIVNAVKG
- the mdh gene encoding malate dehydrogenase, whose translation is MARNKIALIGSGMIGGTLAHMIGLKELGDVVLFDIAEGVPQGKGLDIAESAPVDGFDANYTGANDYSAIEGADVCIVTAGVPRKPGMSRDDLLGTNLKVMEQVGAGIAKYAPNAFVICITNPLDAMVWALQKFSGLPKSHVCGMAGVLDSSRFRHFLADEFDVSVEDVTAFVLGGHGDTMVPLTRYSTVAGIPLPDLVKMGWTTQGKLDEIVQRTRDGGAEIVGLLKTGSAFYAPAASAISMAEAYLKDKKRVVPCAAYLNGEYGVKDMYVGVPTVIGKGGIERVIEIDMNSDERAQFDKSVESVEGLCDACRNIAPQLGE
- a CDS encoding DMT family transporter, with translation MSRPVPLLIVTGLLLGLIFPMGKIAVEVGVSPLVWTFLIAAGSGLGLMAPLLRRQKRRDWPSGFWRYATISGLVSNVLPNLIVFAAAPRLGAGQVGLMFTLSPVCTLALSLAAGMRRPSSLALTGVFAGFAGAVILVLGKGETRMEDAPLLWLALALLIPVFLAVGNIYRGLAWPEGAGAAELASASNLTSALMLLAGLVVMGDLENIGALMNVPMLTGLQVVLSCAYYVALFALQRAGGPVYLSQIGYVGAAVALIVGVVALDEHYGALTWTGAAIVLVGIGFAVRDQLRVR
- a CDS encoding 2-oxoglutarate dehydrogenase E1 component translates to MARNDQQNETFAESSFLYGGNADYLEQMYARWQDDPSSVSSDWQTFFNDVGDDAAIVKKNAEGPSWERPDWPIAENGEMVSVLDGNWGDVEKNFETKIRGKAEKAVALRSEPAISEEQIHQQTRDSVRATMMIRAYRARGHLHANLDPLGLAGDKEDYDELSPANYGFEEKDLDRPIFIDNMLGLETATVREMLDILRRTYCSSIGVEFMHISNPEEKLWIQQRIEGPDKGVDFTDMGKKAILQKLVEAEGFEQFLDVKYRGTKRFGLDGSEAVIPALEQIIKRGGQLGLKEIVLGMAHRGRLNVLSQVMAKPHRAIFHEFKGGSFKPDEVEGSGDVKYHLGASSDREFDGNNVHLSLTANPSHLEIVDPVVLGKARAKQDQHFNRKHEDVVPLEERVKVLPVLIHGDAAFAGQGVVSECLGLSGLRGHRVGGSLHFIINNQIGFTTNPRFSRSSPYPSDVAKMIEAPILHVNGDDPEAVVYAAKIAIEFRMKFHKPVVVDMFCYRRYGHNESDEPSFTQPKMYKVIRQHSTVVSLYGDKLHKDSLVSESELESMKGEWRSHLEEEFDAGDSYEPNKADWLDGAWRGLRKADVADEQRRGKTAVSKKVLEEVGRKISTVPDDFEAHKTVRRFMDNRRKMVDAGEGIDWATAEALAFGSLLVEGNPVRLSGQDSERGTFSQRHSVLYDQRTENRYVPLNSLGSNQAHYEVINSMLSEEAVLGYEYGFSLAEPRALTLWEAQFGDFANGAQVVFDQFISSGERKWLRMSGLVCLLPHGYEGQGPEHSSARLERFLQLCAEDNMQVANVSTPANYFHILRRQLVRDFRKPLILMTPKSLLRHKRAVSKMSEMSGESTFHRLLYDDAEYNPDSVETKLVSDSKIRRVVMCSGKVYYDLLEEREKRGIDDIYLLRIEQLYPFPAKALINELSRFKNAEMVWCQEEPKNMGAWSFIDPYLEWVLAHIDATHQRVRYTGRAAAASPATGLMKKHLEQLEAFLEDALGD
- the odhB gene encoding 2-oxoglutarate dehydrogenase complex dihydrolipoyllysine-residue succinyltransferase translates to MATEIRVPSLGESVTEAQVGEIYKKVGDTVAKDESLLELETDKAAQELPSPVSGTIAEIAVETGDEVEIDTLLMTIDEGDGSSQTDKDEDKGSAAASADSEPGKAHDEGQSGGKADEGKGGRLIEVNTPSAGESVSEADVGEIYVKVGDTVKADDPLLELETDKAAQEVPAPVSGVVREIVVSEGDTVAPGDLLVKIEEGAQSSSSASGSDEAADYGGGQAIHGESGTTASRDERHDGEMDGAGRDPAPAAKKLMAENDLTKSEISGSGKDGQILKGDVLAAIERGKDESSSPAPKKESKPAPKRPQSAPDDAEREERVKMSRLRQTIAKRLKGAQDTAAMLTTFNEVDMTAVMELRKKYKDLFEKKHGVKLGFMGFFSKAVCHALEEIPAVNAEIDGTDIIYKHFAHIGVAVGTDRGLVVPVVRNADQMTIAEIEKEIGRLGRAARDGDLTMADMQGGTFTISNGGVYGSLMSTPILNSPQSGILGMHKIQERPMVVGGQIVVRPMMYLALSYDHRIVDGKEAVTFLVRVKESLEDPERLVLDL
- the sucD gene encoding succinate--CoA ligase subunit alpha produces the protein MSILVNKDTKVLVQGLTGNTGTFHTEQALAYYGTQMVGGTHPKKGGEVWTAGEGAGEAAGKELPIFASVKEGKDATGANASVVYVPPAGAAAAIIEAIDADIPLIICITEGIPVQDMVKVKGRLAESGSRLIGPNCPGVLTPEECKIGIMPGSIFKKGSVGILSRSGTLTYEAVFQTTNEGLGQSTAVGIGGDPVKGTEFIDMLDMFLDDPETESIIMIGEIGGSAEEEASEWLIEQAKAGRKKPMAGFIAGRTAPPGRTMGHAGAVISGGKGGAEDKIAAMEAAGISVSPSPARLGKTLVEVLKG